A region of Anaerohalosphaeraceae bacterium DNA encodes the following proteins:
- a CDS encoding family 43 glycosylhydrolase, translating into MKFQKTDDRFRKSFIFGFAAVLLGFLSGLLRADYPIMSQHYAADPTAVEWNGRLYVYCSNDEENGENTGYIMDSIACFSTDDLKNWTDHGVVFDADELSSWYSGTAWAPCIVYHNNKFYLYFGDAYWGIGVVTSDSPTGPFTAPKNALVVTRSTPGASSTWMFDPCVFVDDDGTPYLCFGGGGANQGRIIQLNTNMMDPVGSAISIEAPDFFEASLMHKYNGTYYYSYADNYEDSTPSSQIAYQTASAPMGPFTHRGVAVPQPPYNYGNNNHHTFFTFQGEWYCVYHNRYQATIDGVSTTEHRNIGLDRLYYNPDGTIQPLVHTQDGLPQLKYLNPFVRVEGETLAQQSGIRTQVCSEGGMNITAVDNGDWIQLRGVDFGTGAGSFKARVASTKTGAGIELRLDSLSGTLIGTCSVPNTGGPQTWTTVYCNVNGASGVHDLYLKFTGPAGGDLLNLDWWQFQTEPLTMVSVNINPAILYQTIEGLGGAICFYNGWVTAHPYKSEIYTHAFAGLNLSMLRVGNWWRGTDGQDTATYEIAAAANQRLGRPVPILMSSWSPPAYLKSNGQTGGGGTLIQVNGQYDYAGFAEYWYQSLQDYISRGVNPIWITIQNEPDWTADYDSCRFDPTEAEYASYALAQDAVFNRLQSMASPPKLLSPECVGLYGNAAGLRNYLNYLNPNTFYGIAHHLYGGSTDGTPDGYNTAFTTVLNTRNTQFPGKPIFMTEFGDIKGLIPVANLIHNSLVVEQVSGYNHWCLVWPGDIGLVEIEFPWSYYGTGGSWTNPKGYWLNPSYWSMKHYSYYVQPGFRRTQSSSGHSNLLASSFLSPDGKRLVAVLINRLETETLYADLNIGSFAYNSSSVFQTVGTQYFQALGPMGSPVVLPPSSVTTIVLDSYGPAAPTGLAATAIVDSQINLTWAASPGALSYTVKRSTVSGGPYTTIGTNITGTAFSDTQVEPGMTYYYVVSANTLSGQSADSAEASAARVRTYLRFNETSGTTAADATGGGRNGTLVNGPTWGTGKFGNAVYLDGTNDHVTLPAGVVNGLTDCTISLWVYLNSVSTWSRVFDFGTGTTVNMFLTPRHSNTSGTVRFAITTSGAGGERRINGTSALPTGVWTHVAVTFSGSTGILYVNGQEVGRNTSMTLNPSSLGNTTQNYLGRSQYAADPYLNGRIDEFRIYSRALSDLEIARLYEEQIPAAAPPTPTGLTATAVSGTRINLSWNAADTATNYDIKRSMTGGGPYTHLTSVSGTSWSDTGLSEQTPYYYVISAVNSVGSSADSAQAQAVTPADPPAAPTGLAAQDIGGAVRLTWNANTESDLAGYYVWRSAAPGSGYTRLNSTPLNSLTFTDSAITYYTTYYYVITAADTDGYESGYSNEVSITPADPLVIVLTSADFESGFGAWVNLTGADNQDWLRNSGQTLTPNTGPSGGANGTTWYAYLETSPGWAYMPGDTAILESPVLYGTQRRLTFYYHMYGAEIGSLFVDVEQNGTWQYGVWSRTGQQHTSINEPYTKAVVDLSSFSGPIRIRIRAAAAGGSRGDIAVDEITVTGHWLYGDFNGDGTINLEDLTAFSTLWLDTHCELDRNGDCRIDLAELTELAANWMKTF; encoded by the coding sequence ATGAAGTTTCAAAAAACTGACGATCGATTCCGGAAAAGTTTTATCTTTGGATTTGCCGCTGTTCTTTTGGGATTCCTGTCCGGTCTGCTGCGTGCGGATTATCCGATTATGTCGCAGCACTACGCCGCCGACCCGACGGCCGTCGAATGGAACGGACGACTGTATGTGTATTGTTCCAACGACGAGGAAAACGGCGAGAACACCGGCTACATTATGGATTCTATCGCCTGTTTCTCCACGGATGATTTGAAAAACTGGACGGACCACGGCGTTGTCTTTGATGCAGACGAGCTGTCCTCCTGGTATTCCGGCACTGCCTGGGCCCCCTGTATCGTCTATCACAACAACAAGTTCTATTTGTATTTCGGGGATGCGTACTGGGGTATCGGCGTCGTGACGAGTGATTCGCCGACCGGCCCGTTTACCGCTCCGAAGAACGCACTGGTGGTCACCCGCTCCACGCCGGGGGCAAGCAGCACCTGGATGTTTGACCCGTGCGTGTTTGTGGATGATGACGGCACGCCGTACCTGTGTTTCGGCGGCGGCGGAGCCAATCAGGGACGCATAATCCAGCTGAACACAAATATGATGGACCCTGTCGGCTCAGCCATATCCATTGAAGCGCCGGACTTCTTTGAAGCTTCACTTATGCACAAATACAACGGCACCTACTACTATTCCTATGCTGACAACTATGAAGATTCAACTCCCTCCTCCCAGATTGCATATCAGACCGCTTCGGCCCCGATGGGCCCCTTTACCCATCGTGGTGTCGCGGTCCCTCAGCCCCCGTACAACTACGGCAACAACAACCACCATACCTTTTTCACATTCCAGGGCGAATGGTACTGCGTCTATCACAACCGCTATCAGGCGACGATAGACGGAGTGTCCACCACGGAACACCGCAATATCGGTCTGGACCGGCTGTATTACAACCCGGACGGCACCATCCAGCCGCTCGTTCATACCCAGGATGGGCTGCCGCAGCTGAAATACCTCAATCCCTTTGTCCGAGTGGAAGGGGAAACCCTGGCTCAGCAGAGCGGCATTCGCACGCAGGTCTGTTCGGAAGGCGGGATGAACATCACCGCTGTTGACAACGGCGACTGGATTCAGCTTCGGGGTGTGGATTTCGGCACCGGCGCCGGCAGCTTCAAAGCCCGCGTCGCCTCGACGAAAACCGGCGCAGGCATCGAATTGCGGCTGGATTCTCTGAGCGGCACCCTGATCGGCACTTGCTCGGTTCCCAACACCGGCGGACCGCAGACCTGGACAACCGTCTATTGCAATGTGAACGGCGCCTCCGGTGTGCATGATTTGTATCTGAAGTTTACAGGACCGGCGGGCGGCGACCTGCTCAATCTGGACTGGTGGCAGTTTCAGACCGAGCCGCTGACGATGGTCTCCGTCAACATCAATCCGGCCATTCTCTATCAGACCATCGAGGGTCTGGGCGGCGCCATCTGTTTTTATAACGGCTGGGTGACCGCTCATCCGTACAAATCCGAAATCTACACCCACGCCTTCGCCGGACTGAATCTTTCAATGCTGCGGGTGGGCAACTGGTGGCGGGGCACAGATGGTCAGGATACAGCTACTTATGAAATCGCGGCCGCCGCCAATCAGCGGCTGGGCCGGCCTGTGCCGATTCTGATGTCCTCCTGGTCGCCGCCGGCTTACCTGAAAAGCAACGGCCAGACCGGAGGCGGCGGCACACTCATTCAGGTCAACGGCCAATACGACTATGCGGGATTCGCCGAGTACTGGTATCAGTCTCTTCAGGACTACATCTCGCGCGGCGTCAACCCCATTTGGATTACCATCCAGAACGAGCCGGACTGGACGGCGGATTACGATTCATGCCGCTTTGATCCGACGGAAGCCGAGTATGCCAGCTATGCCCTGGCTCAAGATGCCGTGTTCAATCGGCTGCAAAGCATGGCCTCTCCGCCCAAACTGCTCAGCCCGGAATGTGTGGGCCTGTACGGCAACGCCGCCGGTCTGCGCAATTATCTGAACTACCTGAATCCGAACACCTTTTACGGCATTGCCCACCACCTTTACGGCGGCAGCACCGACGGAACACCGGACGGATACAACACCGCCTTTACAACCGTCTTAAATACCCGCAACACACAGTTTCCCGGCAAGCCGATTTTTATGACGGAATTCGGGGATATCAAAGGATTGATTCCTGTTGCCAATCTGATTCACAACAGTCTTGTCGTTGAACAGGTCAGCGGCTACAACCACTGGTGTCTGGTCTGGCCCGGCGATATTGGTCTGGTGGAGATTGAGTTCCCCTGGAGCTACTACGGAACAGGAGGCTCCTGGACAAATCCCAAGGGATACTGGCTGAATCCGTCCTATTGGTCGATGAAGCATTATTCCTATTATGTCCAGCCGGGATTCCGCCGCACACAGTCGTCCAGCGGACATTCCAATCTGCTGGCATCCTCGTTTTTATCCCCCGACGGCAAACGGCTCGTGGCAGTGCTCATCAACCGTCTGGAAACGGAAACCCTGTATGCCGATCTGAACATCGGTTCTTTTGCGTATAATTCCTCCAGCGTCTTCCAGACCGTCGGAACCCAGTATTTCCAGGCCCTAGGTCCCATGGGTTCGCCGGTGGTTCTGCCGCCGTCTTCGGTGACGACGATTGTTCTGGACTCCTACGGGCCGGCGGCTCCGACAGGACTGGCAGCGACGGCGATTGTCGATTCGCAGATTAACCTGACCTGGGCGGCTTCTCCCGGCGCCTTGTCCTACACTGTCAAACGCTCCACCGTCAGCGGCGGGCCTTATACAACCATCGGCACGAACATCACGGGCACCGCATTCAGCGACACTCAAGTCGAGCCGGGGATGACCTATTACTATGTGGTCAGCGCCAACACGCTCAGCGGTCAAAGCGCCGACAGTGCGGAAGCCAGTGCCGCCCGCGTGCGCACCTACCTGCGGTTCAATGAAACCAGCGGGACGACGGCGGCGGATGCCACCGGCGGCGGACGAAACGGCACGCTGGTCAACGGCCCGACCTGGGGCACCGGCAAATTCGGCAATGCGGTCTATCTGGACGGAACCAACGACCACGTCACGCTGCCGGCCGGCGTCGTCAACGGCCTGACGGACTGCACCATCTCCCTGTGGGTGTACCTGAATTCCGTCAGCACCTGGTCGCGGGTGTTTGACTTCGGCACCGGCACGACCGTCAACATGTTCCTGACGCCGCGGCACAGCAACACCTCCGGCACCGTGCGGTTTGCCATTACCACCAGCGGTGCCGGCGGGGAACGCCGCATCAACGGCACGTCAGCCCTGCCGACCGGCGTCTGGACCCACGTGGCCGTTACCTTCAGCGGCAGCACCGGCATCCTTTATGTCAACGGACAGGAGGTCGGACGCAACACTTCGATGACGCTCAATCCGTCCTCGCTGGGCAATACAACACAGAACTATCTGGGCCGCTCACAGTACGCAGCCGACCCGTATCTGAACGGGCGAATCGATGAATTCCGCATCTACTCGAGGGCTCTGAGCGATCTTGAAATCGCCCGGCTGTATGAAGAACAGATTCCGGCAGCGGCTCCGCCGACTCCGACAGGCCTGACGGCGACGGCGGTTTCCGGCACCCGCATCAATCTCAGCTGGAACGCGGCCGACACCGCCACCAATTATGACATCAAACGGTCAATGACCGGCGGCGGCCCGTACACCCATCTGACCAGTGTCTCCGGAACCTCTTGGAGCGACACCGGCCTGTCGGAGCAGACCCCTTACTATTATGTCATCAGCGCCGTCAACAGCGTCGGCAGCAGCGCCGACTCGGCGCAGGCCCAGGCCGTCACGCCCGCCGACCCGCCGGCCGCTCCGACCGGTCTTGCGGCGCAGGACATCGGCGGCGCCGTGCGGCTGACCTGGAATGCCAACACAGAAAGCGATTTGGCGGGATATTACGTCTGGCGCTCCGCAGCCCCCGGCAGCGGCTATACGCGGCTCAACAGCACCCCGCTGAACAGCCTGACGTTTACAGACAGCGCAATCACTTACTACACCACGTATTATTATGTGATCACGGCAGCGGATACCGACGGCTATGAAAGCGGCTATTCCAACGAAGTGTCCATCACGCCGGCGGACCCGCTGGTTATCGTCCTGACATCCGCTGATTTTGAAAGCGGCTTCGGCGCCTGGGTCAATCTGACCGGCGCGGACAATCAGGACTGGCTCCGCAATTCCGGCCAAACGCTGACACCCAACACAGGGCCTTCGGGCGGAGCCAACGGAACCACGTGGTATGCGTATCTGGAGACCTCGCCGGGCTGGGCATATATGCCCGGTGATACGGCCATTCTCGAAAGCCCTGTGCTGTACGGCACACAGCGCCGATTGACCTTCTATTATCACATGTACGGCGCAGAAATCGGCTCGCTGTTTGTGGATGTGGAACAAAACGGCACCTGGCAGTACGGCGTCTGGAGCCGCACCGGCCAGCAGCATACATCCATCAACGAGCCGTACACCAAGGCCGTTGTCGATTTGAGCAGTTTTAGCGGCCCGATTCGGATTCGCATCCGGGCCGCGGCCGCCGGCGGTTCCCGCGGAGACATTGCTGTCGATGAAATCACCGTGACCGGACACTGGCTCTACGGAGATTTCAACGGCGACGGGACGATCAATTTGGAAGACCTGACGGCCTTCAGCACTCTGTGGCTGGACACTCATTGCGAGCTGGACCGAAACGGAGACTGCCGGATTGATTTGGCGGAGCTGACGGAACTGGCCGCCAACTGGATGAAAACCTTCTGA
- a CDS encoding glycoside hydrolase family 127 protein: MKRTLPAQVPAVSLLWLLMSLSAVGFAAAPIAFEQFEYSGQDITSPAALEAGHYRNPILAGFHPDPSICRVGDDYYLINSTFQYFPGLPIFHSKDLVNWKQIGHVIHRPEQLNYTSRRTSGGLFAPAITYHKGLFYVICTMVDNLGNFVVTAQNPAGPWSNPVKLDFGGIDPSIFFDNDDRAWIVNNDAPQGPPQYDGHRAIWIQEFDWKNLKMVGPRKMLIDGGVDITKKPIWIEGPHIYKRKNWYYLCCAEGGTGPGHSQVIFRSRSVDGPYTPWEKNPILTQRDLDPQVLGAVTCTGHADLEIGPDGNWWAVFLAVRPYQRGLSPMGRETFLLPVTWTEDDWPTILPTDQRVPLIVKSPNGVSVQPSAVPYTGSFSWRDDFKQKDLSLEWIMLRQPKQTWWQIDTDAGRLLLTPQNEKLSGTGNPSFLGRRVRHPVYTASVTVEVPKENNVSAGLALFMNERHHYFFAVRRVGGKPRIFVECVKRGQTSELASVDPHAAQTVRLTIEADKAVCSFRYQIPGEERKTLLENADAAMISFSVPDALFLGATVGPHVRLDASPFPPPLAKGSTFQIQGNPIFRDAFTADPAPLADGDTLYVYVGHDEAKDGELFNMTGWLCYSTKDMKNWAAHGTVLKPTDFQWAVGDAWASQVIKKDGKYYFFATVQHGPPHVGKAVGVAVSDSPTGPFKDARGSALVYDKMTPNSKVPWEDIDPTVLIDDDGTPWLCWGNGDCYLVKLKPNLIELDGEIQKIDLPYYTEGPWLHKRGNLYYLTYAAFAHQGTAEKICYATAPAVTGPWTYQGILTGFAKNSYTIHPGIVEFKGQWYFFYHNATLTLNGLGPATGRRSVCVEYLYYNPDGTIQPITQTEEGISVPPKKESSVSSCFFPLKEVRLLPSPFSEAVRANREYLLAHKPDRLLAPYRREAGLEPKAAPYGNWESSGLDGHTAGHYLSALSLMIAAGADPDSEFGRRLDYMLEELAEIQKANGNGYIGGVPGSRPFWKGVSEGRIDLFRTKWVPWYNVHKMFAGLRDAYVHAGRSRALELLTGLGDWCESVVAGLNEQQMQQMLDTEHGGMNEVLADLYELTGNRKYLELAKQFNHRRIFEPLENRQDRLTGLHANTQIPKIVGMQRIAALTGDEKLHTGARFFWETVTRNRTVAFGGNSVSEHFNDPKDFSGMIAHREGPETCNTYNMLRLTEALFEAEPKAEYADYYERALYNHILASIHPRRPGYVYFTPIRPEHYRVYSQPEVCFWCCVGTGMENPGRYGRFIYTRAQDGLYVNLFIPSVLTAPDRGLVLKQETSFPDEPRTRFSLQLTKPADFTLYIRHPYWVKAGEFAVKVNGQRMDVSSVPSSYAALRREWKDGDTVEVDLPMHLHSERLPDGSDWAAILYGPIVLVRPAGTDRLDGLFADGSRMGHVAHGPMVPLDRVPVLLTTEEGLLKHIAEDRSAGPLHFRIKDIIEPPAPQGLLLMPFFRLHEQRYQMYWELTTAERVAARREKLAAQERARQAREEATLDWVAPGEQQPETEHDLQGEGLETGIHNGRRWRHGSWIQYTLDPRGAQEVILSVTYSGDDRGREFDILVNGTVIATQQLTGEKPNHFIEKRYPIPAEILRAAAGKRLTVRFAAKRWLAGGLYDVRLLRPGAPEIEPFQ; the protein is encoded by the coding sequence ATGAAAAGGACGCTGCCTGCACAGGTTCCCGCCGTAAGTCTGCTTTGGCTTCTGATGAGTTTGTCTGCCGTCGGTTTTGCCGCCGCTCCGATTGCCTTTGAGCAGTTTGAGTACAGCGGACAGGACATTACCTCACCGGCCGCCCTCGAAGCCGGACATTACCGCAACCCGATTTTGGCCGGCTTTCATCCTGACCCGAGCATCTGCCGTGTCGGAGACGACTACTATCTGATTAACTCAACATTTCAGTATTTTCCCGGTCTTCCCATCTTTCACAGCAAAGATTTGGTCAACTGGAAGCAGATCGGCCACGTGATTCACCGCCCGGAGCAGTTAAACTACACGTCTCGCCGAACCAGCGGCGGACTGTTTGCCCCGGCTATCACATATCACAAGGGGCTGTTTTATGTAATTTGCACAATGGTGGATAATCTGGGCAATTTCGTGGTTACCGCCCAAAACCCCGCCGGCCCCTGGTCGAACCCGGTCAAACTGGACTTCGGCGGCATTGACCCGTCCATCTTTTTTGACAACGATGACCGGGCCTGGATTGTCAACAACGATGCCCCACAGGGGCCGCCGCAGTACGATGGCCATCGAGCCATCTGGATTCAGGAGTTTGATTGGAAAAATCTGAAAATGGTCGGCCCGCGCAAGATGCTCATCGACGGCGGCGTGGACATCACCAAAAAACCCATCTGGATTGAAGGCCCGCACATCTACAAACGCAAGAACTGGTATTACCTTTGTTGTGCGGAAGGCGGCACGGGCCCGGGACATTCTCAGGTTATCTTCCGCAGCCGCAGTGTGGACGGCCCTTATACCCCCTGGGAAAAAAACCCCATTCTCACCCAGCGCGATTTAGACCCCCAAGTCCTCGGCGCTGTCACCTGCACGGGCCATGCCGACCTTGAAATCGGTCCGGATGGAAACTGGTGGGCGGTCTTTCTGGCCGTCCGGCCCTATCAGAGGGGCCTGTCGCCTATGGGCCGAGAAACCTTCCTGCTGCCTGTTACCTGGACCGAGGACGACTGGCCGACCATCCTGCCGACCGACCAAAGGGTCCCGCTGATTGTCAAATCCCCCAACGGCGTCTCTGTCCAGCCGTCTGCCGTTCCCTACACCGGTTCGTTTTCCTGGCGGGATGATTTCAAACAGAAAGACCTCTCGCTCGAATGGATTATGCTCCGCCAGCCCAAACAAACCTGGTGGCAGATTGACACCGATGCCGGACGGCTTCTGCTGACGCCGCAGAACGAAAAACTGTCCGGCACGGGCAACCCGAGTTTTCTGGGCCGGCGCGTCCGTCATCCGGTTTACACCGCCTCAGTGACTGTGGAAGTCCCCAAAGAAAACAACGTCTCGGCCGGACTGGCTTTGTTTATGAACGAACGCCATCATTACTTCTTTGCGGTTCGGCGCGTCGGCGGCAAGCCGCGTATATTTGTGGAATGCGTCAAACGCGGCCAGACCAGCGAGTTGGCCTCCGTTGACCCGCACGCCGCCCAGACCGTTCGGCTGACCATTGAGGCCGACAAGGCCGTCTGTTCCTTCCGCTACCAGATCCCCGGCGAAGAACGCAAGACCCTGCTGGAAAACGCCGATGCGGCAATGATTTCCTTCTCGGTTCCGGACGCTCTGTTTCTGGGCGCCACCGTCGGACCCCACGTCCGCCTCGATGCGTCGCCCTTCCCGCCGCCGCTGGCGAAGGGCTCCACGTTCCAAATCCAAGGCAATCCGATTTTCCGGGATGCCTTCACCGCCGACCCGGCCCCGCTGGCGGACGGCGACACCCTCTATGTCTATGTCGGCCATGACGAGGCCAAAGACGGCGAGCTGTTCAATATGACCGGCTGGCTGTGCTACTCAACAAAGGACATGAAAAACTGGGCCGCCCACGGGACCGTCCTGAAGCCCACGGACTTCCAGTGGGCTGTGGGGGATGCCTGGGCCTCCCAGGTCATCAAAAAAGACGGCAAGTACTATTTCTTTGCCACGGTTCAGCACGGCCCGCCGCACGTCGGCAAGGCCGTCGGGGTAGCCGTCTCAGACAGCCCGACCGGACCGTTCAAAGATGCCCGCGGCAGTGCTTTGGTTTACGACAAAATGACGCCCAACTCCAAAGTCCCCTGGGAGGACATCGACCCGACCGTACTCATCGATGACGACGGCACACCCTGGCTGTGCTGGGGCAACGGCGACTGCTATCTGGTCAAACTCAAGCCCAACCTGATTGAGCTCGATGGGGAGATTCAGAAAATCGATTTGCCCTACTACACAGAAGGCCCCTGGCTTCACAAACGCGGCAATCTTTACTACCTGACCTATGCGGCCTTTGCGCATCAGGGCACGGCGGAAAAGATTTGCTACGCCACCGCTCCGGCGGTAACCGGGCCGTGGACCTATCAGGGCATCCTGACCGGCTTTGCCAAAAACAGCTATACCATCCACCCCGGGATTGTTGAATTCAAGGGACAGTGGTATTTCTTCTATCACAATGCGACGCTCACGCTCAATGGTTTAGGGCCCGCCACCGGACGGCGAAGCGTCTGTGTTGAATACCTGTACTACAATCCGGACGGGACGATTCAACCGATTACCCAGACGGAAGAAGGCATTTCCGTCCCGCCCAAAAAGGAAAGCAGCGTCTCATCCTGCTTTTTTCCCCTGAAGGAGGTTCGGCTTTTGCCGAGCCCTTTTTCCGAAGCCGTCCGGGCCAATCGTGAATATCTGCTGGCACATAAACCGGACCGCCTGCTGGCCCCGTACCGTCGGGAGGCGGGGTTAGAGCCCAAGGCGGCTCCCTACGGCAACTGGGAAAGCAGCGGCCTGGACGGCCACACCGCCGGACATTACCTGTCGGCCCTTTCGCTGATGATTGCAGCCGGAGCCGACCCGGACAGCGAGTTTGGGCGGCGTCTTGACTATATGCTCGAGGAGCTGGCCGAAATTCAAAAGGCCAACGGAAATGGATATATCGGCGGCGTCCCCGGAAGCCGTCCGTTCTGGAAAGGCGTCTCCGAAGGCCGCATCGACCTGTTCCGCACCAAATGGGTCCCCTGGTACAATGTCCACAAGATGTTTGCCGGTCTGCGGGATGCGTATGTGCACGCGGGCCGCTCCAGGGCCCTCGAACTGCTGACGGGACTGGGCGATTGGTGCGAATCGGTCGTCGCGGGCCTCAATGAGCAGCAGATGCAGCAGATGCTCGATACAGAACACGGCGGGATGAACGAGGTCCTGGCTGACCTGTATGAGCTCACCGGAAACCGCAAGTACCTGGAACTGGCCAAACAATTCAATCACCGCAGAATCTTCGAGCCGCTCGAAAACCGTCAGGACCGGCTTACGGGGCTTCACGCCAACACCCAGATTCCCAAGATTGTCGGGATGCAGCGAATTGCGGCCCTGACCGGCGATGAAAAACTGCACACCGGGGCCCGTTTTTTCTGGGAAACCGTCACCCGCAATCGCACTGTGGCCTTCGGGGGCAACAGCGTCAGCGAGCACTTCAATGACCCGAAGGACTTCAGCGGAATGATTGCCCATCGTGAAGGGCCCGAAACCTGCAATACGTATAATATGCTTCGGCTGACCGAAGCGCTTTTTGAAGCAGAGCCGAAGGCCGAGTACGCCGACTATTACGAACGCGCCCTGTACAATCATATTCTGGCTTCGATTCATCCCCGCAGACCCGGCTATGTGTATTTTACGCCGATTCGTCCGGAGCACTATCGGGTGTATTCGCAGCCGGAGGTGTGTTTCTGGTGCTGTGTCGGAACGGGGATGGAAAATCCCGGTCGGTACGGACGGTTTATTTACACCCGGGCTCAGGATGGGCTGTATGTGAACCTGTTTATTCCGTCGGTGCTCACGGCGCCGGACAGGGGACTGGTGCTCAAACAGGAGACATCGTTTCCGGATGAGCCCCGAACGCGTTTCTCTCTGCAGCTGACCAAGCCGGCGGACTTTACCCTGTATATCCGTCATCCATACTGGGTAAAAGCGGGCGAATTTGCCGTGAAAGTCAACGGCCAGCGAATGGATGTGTCCTCTGTCCCTTCCTCTTATGCCGCCCTCAGGCGGGAATGGAAGGACGGCGACACCGTGGAGGTGGACCTTCCGATGCACCTGCACTCAGAGCGTCTTCCGGACGGCTCCGATTGGGCAGCGATTCTGTACGGGCCGATTGTTCTGGTCCGGCCGGCCGGAACAGACCGACTGGATGGTTTGTTCGCCGACGGAAGCCGGATGGGCCACGTCGCCCACGGGCCTATGGTGCCGCTGGACCGTGTCCCCGTTTTGCTAACGACAGAAGAAGGGCTGCTGAAGCATATAGCAGAGGACCGCTCCGCCGGACCGCTGCACTTTCGAATCAAAGACATTATCGAACCCCCTGCACCGCAAGGGCTCTTGTTGATGCCGTTTTTCCGTCTGCATGAGCAGCGCTATCAAATGTACTGGGAGCTGACGACAGCGGAGCGGGTGGCGGCCCGACGGGAGAAACTGGCCGCTCAGGAGCGCGCCCGACAGGCCCGTGAAGAGGCAACCCTCGACTGGGTGGCCCCGGGTGAGCAGCAGCCCGAAACCGAGCACGACCTGCAGGGGGAGGGGCTGGAAACCGGCATTCACAACGGACGGCGCTGGCGCCACGGCTCCTGGATTCAATACACCCTGGATCCCCGGGGAGCCCAGGAAGTCATCCTCTCCGTCACCTATTCCGGCGATGACCGCGGACGGGAATTTGACATCCTGGTCAACGGCACCGTCATTGCGACCCAGCAGCTGACCGGCGAAAAACCGAATCACTTTATCGAAAAACGCTATCCAATCCCCGCCGAGATTCTTCGGGCTGCCGCCGGCAAACGGCTGACGGTTCGTTTTGCCGCCAAACGCTGGCTGGCCGGCGGCCTTTATGATGTACGTCTGCTTCGTCCGGGGGCTCCGGAAATCGAACCGTTTCAATGA